The Gemmatimonadales bacterium genome includes a region encoding these proteins:
- a CDS encoding CocE/NonD family hydrolase, translated as MVPMRDGVHLQTVILTPVGQSGPLPILLLRTPYGVPDSAPKQMPPYLRELAHDGYIFVFQNLRGRFKSEGVFALSSRVDLEDSTATSETTDAYDTIDWLVHHVANNNGRVGMFGVSYDGLTAALALLHPHPALKAISEQAADVDQWMNDDMHRYGALRESYAFEYSVLEQADRNRNTNFAFETYDTYSWYLALGPLSNVNGRYLHGTIPFWNQVVAHPDYDDFWKHEAWVSQLHASTVPNLNVAGFFDQEDPWGPWQIFRHAAEHDPDHTDFMVAGPWYHGEWWWPRGDSIGLIALGGHETAREFRENLEAPFFRYYLHGRGEKPNWRVTTFQSGSNRWRTYAVWPPAEARPESLYLHADGTLSFDRPRAGEQGPGYREYLSDPANPVPYRQRPVSPTYPGADWRTWEVADQRFVDQRPDVLTFTSAPLDHDLTITGEVAADLFASTSGTDADFVVKLIDVYPEDAQRNAWGPDGAPGPGEYARSTNGYELPIAMEIRRGRYNGSYEHPAPLVPNAPVEWRIPLRDRDHVFLKGHRLMVQVQSTWFPLIDRNPQQFVPSIYQATAADFVTATQRVYCTAALPSHIVLPVVP; from the coding sequence ATGGTCCCGATGCGCGACGGCGTGCATCTCCAGACCGTGATCCTCACGCCGGTCGGCCAGAGCGGGCCGCTGCCCATCCTCCTGTTGCGCACGCCGTACGGGGTGCCCGACAGCGCGCCCAAGCAGATGCCACCGTACCTGCGGGAGCTGGCGCATGACGGCTACATCTTCGTGTTCCAGAACCTGCGGGGACGGTTCAAGTCGGAGGGCGTGTTCGCGCTGAGCTCGCGCGTCGATCTCGAGGACTCGACCGCCACGAGCGAGACGACAGACGCGTACGACACCATCGACTGGCTGGTCCACCACGTGGCCAACAACAACGGCAGAGTCGGCATGTTCGGGGTCTCGTACGACGGGCTGACGGCGGCATTGGCGCTGCTGCACCCCCATCCGGCTCTGAAGGCCATCAGTGAGCAGGCGGCCGATGTCGACCAGTGGATGAACGACGACATGCATCGTTACGGTGCGCTGCGCGAGAGCTACGCCTTCGAATACTCCGTGCTGGAGCAGGCGGACCGGAACCGGAACACCAACTTCGCGTTCGAGACGTACGACACCTACTCGTGGTACCTCGCCCTGGGACCGCTCTCCAACGTGAACGGCAGGTATCTGCACGGCACCATTCCCTTCTGGAACCAGGTCGTCGCTCACCCGGACTACGACGACTTCTGGAAGCACGAGGCGTGGGTGAGTCAGCTCCACGCTTCCACGGTGCCGAACCTGAACGTCGCCGGCTTCTTCGACCAGGAGGACCCGTGGGGGCCCTGGCAGATCTTCCGCCACGCCGCCGAGCACGACCCCGACCACACGGACTTCATGGTCGCCGGTCCCTGGTATCACGGCGAGTGGTGGTGGCCCAGAGGTGACAGCATCGGCCTGATCGCCCTCGGCGGTCACGAGACGGCGCGAGAGTTCCGCGAGAACCTCGAGGCGCCGTTCTTCCGCTACTACCTCCATGGCCGAGGCGAGAAGCCGAACTGGCGGGTGACGACCTTCCAGTCGGGCTCCAACCGGTGGCGCACCTACGCCGTGTGGCCGCCTGCGGAGGCCAGGCCGGAGAGCCTGTACCTGCACGCCGACGGCACGCTGTCGTTCGACAGGCCGCGGGCGGGGGAGCAGGGCCCGGGCTACCGCGAGTACCTGTCGGACCCGGCCAATCCCGTTCCGTACCGCCAGCGTCCCGTGTCGCCGACCTACCCGGGCGCCGATTGGCGGACGTGGGAGGTGGCGGACCAGCGGTTCGTGGACCAGCGGCCCGACGTCCTGACGTTCACCAGCGCTCCGCTCGATCACGATCTCACCATCACGGGCGAAGTGGCGGCCGACCTGTTCGCGTCCACCTCAGGCACGGATGCCGACTTCGTCGTGAAGCTGATCGACGTGTACCCGGAGGATGCCCAGCGGAACGCGTGGGGTCCCGACGGCGCTCCCGGGCCGGGCGAGTACGCGCGATCGACGAACGGCTACGAGCTGCCGATTGCGATGGAGATCCGCCGCGGGCGCTACAACGGGAGCTACGAGCATCCCGCGCCGCTGGTGCCCAACGCGCCGGTCGAATGGCGGATTCCCCTCCGCGACCGCGACCATGTGTTTCTGAAGGGGCACCGGCTGATGGTTCAGGTGCAGTCCACCTGGTTTCCGCTCATCGACCGGAATCCTCAGCAGTTCGTGCCGAGCATCTACCAGGCGACAGCGGCGGATTTCGTCACGGCCACGCAGCGTGTCTACTGCACTGCGGCGCTGCCCTCACACATCGTGCTCCCGGTCGTGCCCTGA